CGGGCCGGACCACGGCGCTGGTGGGCGCGACCGGCGCGGGCAAGTCCACGCTGGCGAAGCTGCTGGCCCGCTTCTACGACCCGACCGAGGGGCGGGTGCTGCTCGACGGCACCGATCTGCGCGCCCTGAGCTGGGCCGAGCTGCGGCGCGGGGTGGTGATGGTGACGCAGGAGGCGTTCCTGTTCTCGGGCACCGTCGCGGACAACATAGCGATCGGCAAGCCGGACGCCACGCGGGACGAGATCGAACGGGCGGCGAAGGCGATCGGAGCCCACGACTTCATCGCCTCGCTGCCCGAGGGGTACGACACGGACGTGCGCAAGCGCGGCGGCCGGATCTCGGCCGGGCAGCGGCAGCTGGTGGCGTTCGCGCGGGTGCTGCTGGCCGACCCGGCGGTGGTGATCCTGGACGAGGCCACCTCGTCGCTGGACATCCCGGGCGAGAAGGCGGTGCAGGACGCCATGGAGACGGTGCTGCGCGGACGCACCGCCGTGGTGATCGCGCACCGGCTGTCCACGGTGGAGATCGCCGACCGGGTGCTGGTGATGGAGTCCGGCCGGATCGTGGAGGACGGCCCGCCCGCCGACCTGATCGCGGGCACCGGCCGCTTCGCGGACCTCCACCGGGCCTGGCGCGAAAGCCTGGCCTAGACACGGCGCCGCCCCGCCCTCCGGTCCGGCCGGGGGCGGGGCGGGGCGGGGGCGGGGCGCGGTCGTGGCTAGCGGAAGAGGACGCCCGACGACTCCAGCGCGGCCTCTTCTCCCGGGAGGGTGACCAGGCCCAGCTCCGCGCGGTGGGCCAGGAGCGGGTGGGAGGGCAGGGCGCGGACCGTGTAGCCGAAGGGGCCGGGGCGGTCGAGGGTGAGCTCCCCCTCGAACGTCCAGCGACCCGCCAGGTCGGGGCCGTTCTGCGGCTTCAGCGGCACGTACGACGGGTCGGCCAGCGTGTCGTCGCCGTCGACGCGGCCGATCACGGCCTGCACCTCCACCGACGACGGGTCGAGGTCGCCGAGCGCGACCCGCACCCGCAGGGAGACCGAGCCGCCCAGCGTCGGCGGCTCGTTGCCGGTCTCCACGTGCTCCACCGCGAGCCGGGGCCAGGCGTGCCGCACCCGTGCCGCGAAGTCGGCCAGCTCCTGGGCCGCCTCCGGCGTCATGGCGCGGTGCGCGAGCGCGGCCGGGGCGTACAGCTCGGTGATGTACTCCCGGAGCATCCGGTCGGCCAGCACCCGGGGGCCGAGCCGGTCAAGGGTGGCGCGGACCATCTCCAGCCACCGTGTCGGCAGCCCGCTCCCGGTCAGGCCCCGGTCGTAGAAGCGAGGGGCGACCTGCTCGTCGAGCAGCGTGTACAGCGCGGCGGCCTCGATGGCGTCGCGGCGGTCGGGCTCGGCGGCGGCGAGCCCGTCGGCGGTGGGGATCTCCCAGCCGAAGTCCGGGTCGAACCACTCGTCCCACCAGCCGTCCCGCACCGAGAGGTTGAGGCAGCCGTTGAGCGCGGCCTTCATCCCCGAGGTGCCGCACGCCTCCAGCGGGCGCAGCGGGTTGTTCAGCCACACGTCGCAGCCCGCGTACAGCGAGCGGGCCATCGCCATGCCGTAGTCGGGCAGGAAGACGAGGCGGTGCCGGATCGCCGGGTCGTCGGCGAACCGCACCAGCTCCTGGATGAGCCGCTTGCCGCCGTCGTCCGCCGGGTGCGCCTTGCCGGCCACCACGATCTGCACCGGCCGCTCGGGGTGGAGCAGCAGGGACTTCAGCCGCTTGCGGTCGCGGAGCATGAGGGTGAGCCGCTTGTAGGAGGGGACGCGGCGGGCGAAGCCGACGGTGAGGACGTCCGGGTCGAGCACGTCGTCCACCCAGCCCAGCTCTGCCTGGCCCGCGCCGCGCTGCCGCCACGAGGCGCGCAGCCGGGCGCGGACCTCGTGCACGAGCTGTTCGCGCAGGGTGCGGCGCAGCTCCCACAGCTCGGCGTCGCTCAGCGTGCCCTCGCGGGCCCGCCGCATCGCGTCGGCGGTCCAGGTGGGCGCGTGGACGCCGTTGGTGACGGAGCCGATCGGCGCCTCGGACGGGTCGAAGCCGGGCCACAGGCCGGCGAACATGCCACGGCTGACGTTGCCGTGCAGGTGGGAGACGCCGTTGGCCCGCTGGGCGGTGCGCAGACCGAGGACCGCCATGTTGAACTGCGGCGGCTGTCCCTCGGCCGCCGCCTCCCGGCCCAGGCCCAGCAGCGCCTGGAGGTCGAGGCGGCTCAGCTCGCCGCCCTCGCCGAAGTGGCGGGCGACCAGGTCCTCGGGGAAGCGGTCGATGCCGGCCGGGACGGGCGTGTGGGTGGTGAACACGGTGCCGGCCCGCACGGCCCACAGGGCGGCGTCGAAGCCGGTGCCCGTCTCGCCCAGCTCACGGATGCGCTCGGGACCGAGGAAGCCGGCGTGGCCCTCGTTCATGTGGCAGACCTCGGGCGGGGCGTGCCCGGTGATCCGGCAGAACGAGCGGACCGCCCGCATGCCGCCGATGCCGAGCAGCATTTCCTGGAGCAGCCGGTGCTCGCTGCCGCCGCCGTAGAGCCGGTCGGTGACGTCCCGCTCGGCGGGCCCGTTCTCCGCGACGGCCGAGTCGAGCAGGAGCAGCGGCACCCGGCCGACCCGGACCTGCCAGATCTGGGCGGCGAGGGTGCGCCCGCCGGGCAGCGCGAGGGTGATGGTGGCGAGGGCGCCGTCCGGCTCGGTGAGTGGGGTCAGCGGCAGCTCGTGCGGGTCGATGACCGGATAGTGCTCCTGCTGCCAGCCGTCGGGCGACAGGCTCTGGCGGAAGTACCCGTGCCGGTAGAGCAGGCCGACGCCGATCAGCGGGGCGCCGAGGTCGCTGGCGGCCTTGAGGTGGTCGCCGGCGAGGATGCCCAGGCCGCCGGAGTACTGCGGGAGGGCGGCGGTGATGCCGAACTCGGGCGAGAAATACGCCACGGCGCGGGGGAGTTCGCCGCCGGCGGCGGCATCGGCCCGCTGGTACCAGCGGGGCTCGGTCAGATAGTCGCGCAGGTCGCCGATGGCCACGCCCAGGCGGCGCAGGAAGCCGCGGTCGGCGGCCAGGCCGGCCAGCCGGTCGGCGGAGACGGAGCCCAGCAGACGGACCGGGTCCTCGCCGCACGCCTGCCAGCTGTCGGGGTCGACGGACCTCAGCAGCTCGCGGGTCTCGGGATGCCAGGACCAGCGCAGGTTGAACGCCAGCTCCTGGAGGGGTCGGAGGGGGTCGGGGAGAACGGGGCGAACGGAGAAGCGACGGATGGCCTTCACGCTGACGACCGTAGCCGGGCCCCGGGGCCGGAGGCGGCGGATTCCAGCCGATTCAGCTGGATTCCCACCGGTAAACCACCCCCGGGGACCACCCGTCACATGGTCACCGCCTCCTCGCCGCCGGCCGGCCCTGGCGCGTCGTGCAGGACGCGCGGGGCCAGCTCGGTGCTGGGCCGGATGGTGCCGTCGGCGATCTCGGCGGCGAAGTGGCAGGCCACCCGGTGTCCGCCGCCGATGTCGGTCAGCTCGGGACGCTCGGTGTCGCAGCGCTCCGCCTGCCGCCACGGGCAGCGGGTGTGGAAGCGGCAGCCGGGCGGCGGACTGGCCGGGGACGGCAGGTCGCCGCGGAGCAGGATGCGCTCGCGGCTGTCCTCCAGCTCCGGGTCGGGCACGGGGACGGCCGACATCAGCGCCCGGGTGTACGGGTGGCGGGGCTCGGCGTACAGCGTGTCGCTGTCGGCCTCCTCCACCAGCGCGCCCAGGTACATCACCCCGATGCGGTCGGAGATGTGCCGGACTACGGCCAGGTCGTGGGCGATGACGACATAGGTCAGGCCGAGGGAGTCCTGGAGCTCCTCCAGCAGGTTGATCACCTGGGCCTGGATGGAGACGTCCAGGGCGGAGACCGGCTCGTCGCAGATGATGAGGTCCGGCTCCAGGACGAGCGCGCGGGCGATACCGATGCGCTGCCGCTGACCGCCGGAGAACTCGTGGGGGTAACGGGACAGCGCTCCGGTGGGCAGGCCGACCCGGTCCATGATCTCGGCGATCTTGGCGCGGCGGGCCGCCCGGTCGGCGCCGAGCCCATGGGCGGCCATGCCCTCGGTGAGGATGGATTCGATGTTCTGCCGGGGATTGAGGCTGCCCAGCGGGTCCTGGAAGATCATCTGGAGGCGGCGCCGGGAGCGGCGCATCTCCTCGTCCGGCAGCCCGGCCAGATCGGTGCCGTCGAAGACGACGCGGCCCGAGGTGATGTCGTTCAGCCGCAGGATCGCCCGGCCGAGGGTGGTCTTGCCGCAGCCGGACTCGCCGACCAAGCCGTAGGTCTGCCCGGCCTCGACGGACAGCGAGACGCCGTCGACCGCGTAGACGTACCCGACGGTGCGGTCGAAGAACACCCCGCGCTTGACCGGGAAGTGGACCTTCACATCGTCCAGTTCGAGCAGGCTCATGCGGACTCCTCCCCCTTCTTGAGCACCGTCTCGGGCGCCGCCGTGTTCGCCGCCGTGTTCGCCGCGGTGTCCGTGTGGGGGACCTCGTTGAGCACGGGGTTCACACAGCGGACCTGGTGGCCCCCGGTGGCGCGGGGCAGGGCGGTCAGCTCCGGTGTCCCGCCCAGGCACTCCAGGGTGTAGTGGTCGCAGCGGGGGGCGAACGCGCAGCCGTCGGCCCAGGCCAGGCGGTCGTTGATGGAGCCCCGGATCGGGCTGAGCCGCTCGCCGCGCGGCGCGTCCAGGCGCGGGATGGAGCCGAGCAGCCCGTAGGTGTACGGGTGCGCGGGGGCGGCGAACAGCGGGCGCCGGCCGGCGGCCTCGACCACTTTGCCCGCGTAGAGCACGTTGACGGAGTCGCAGATCCCCGCGACGACCCCGAGGTCGTGGGTGATCATCAGCAGCGCGGTGCCCTGGTCGTCGACCAGCTCCTTGAGCAGCTCCAGGATCTGCGCCTGGATGGTCACGTCGAGAGCCGTGGTCGGCTCGTCGGCGATCAGCAGGCGCGGGGCGCAGGCGACGGCCATCGCGATGAGGGCGCGCTGCCGCATGCCGCCGGAGAGCTGGTGCGGGTACTCCTTGAGGCGGCGGGTGGGATCGGGGATGCCGACCCGGTCCAGCAGGTGCGCCGCCTCGACACGGGCGGCCGAGCCGCGCAGGCCCCGGTGGCGGGTGAGGATCTCCGTGACCTGGACGCCGATGGGGACGACCGGGTTGAGGGAGGAGAGCGGGTCCTGGAAGATCATCGCGAGTCGCGTGCCGCGCAGGTCGCGGAGGGCGGACCGGCCCAGGGCCAGCAGGTCGACGGGCTCGGTGGCCTCCGGGTCCGAGCCGGAGCCCGAGCGCCGGAACATCGCCCGGCCGCCGACCCGCACGCCCCGCTGGGGCAGCAGACCCATCAGCGCGAGCGAGGTGACGCTCTTGCCGCAGCCCGATTCGCCGACCAGGCCGACGACCTCGCCCTCATCGACGGTGAAGGAGACGCCGGAGACGGCGTCCGAGGCGCCCCGGCCGCTGTGCCCGGCGAAGGTGACCGTCAGTTCTTCCACGGAAAGCAGGGTCATGGCGCATCAGCCTCGCAACTTCGGGTCGAGTGCTTCCCGCATGGCCTCGCCGAGCAGGGTGAAGCCGAGGGCGGTGACGATGATGCCCAGGGCCGGGCAGACGGCCATCAGCGACGCCTGGTCGAGGAGGTCCTCCGGCACGAAGAACCGCTCGGCCTGGGCGAGCATGACGCCCCACTCCGGCTGCGAGGCGTCGGGGTTGCCCAGGCCCAGGTACGACAGCGCCGCCGCCTCGATGATGGCGGTGGCCAGCGCGAGCGTGGTCTGCACGATGACCGGGCCGAGGGAGTTGGGCAGCACGTGGGCGAGCACGATGCGGCGGCGCCGCACGCCCAGGGCGCGGGCGGCCAGCACGTAGTCGGCGTTGGCCTGGGCGAGCATCGAGCCGCGCAGCAGCCGGGCGAAGACCGGGATCTGCACGACGCCGACCGCGATCATGACGGTGGACAGGCTCTGTCCCATGACGGCGGCGATGCTGACCGCGAGGAGCAGTGAGGGCAGCGCCAGCAGCATGTCGACACCGCGCATCAGCACGGTGTCGACGCCGCGTCCGGACCGGCCGCCGAAGGCGAGGGCGGCTCCGGAGACGCCGCCGATGAGCGCCCCGACGGCGAGGCCGATGACGGTGGAGACCACGCCGACGAGCAGGGTCTGCCGGGCGCCCACGAGCAGCCGGGAGAGCTGGTCACGGCCGAGGTGGTCCAGGCCGAGCCAGTTCTCCGAGCGGGGGCCGACGAAGATCGCCCGGTTGACGAAGACCTCGTCGCGCCAGCTCTGCGCGGTGGGGTCATGCGGGGCGATCCAGGGGCCGATGACGGCGATCACGACGAACAGCGCGATGACGCTCGCGCCGATGAGGGCCATCTTGCTGGTGCGCAGCCGGCGCAGCGCCTCGACCCACAGGCTGGCGCCGGCGGTGGTGTCGCGCCGCGCGGTCAGCTCGGCGAGGCGGTCCAGCTTCTCCGTCCTGGCGGTCATCAGTTCACCCGCACTCTCGGGTCGATGAGGCTGTAGGCCACGTCGACCATCAGGTTGATGAGGACGTACAGGAGGGCGATGAGCAGGATGAAGCCCATCAGCGTCGGGTAGTCGCGGGCGTCGATGCCCTCCGCGATGAACCGGCCGATGCCGCCGAACGCGAAGACCGACTCGGTGAGCACCGCGCCCGACAGCAGGCTGCCGGTGAGCAGGCCGATCGTGGTGACGACGGGCAGCAGGGCGTTGCGCAGCACGTGTCTGCCGCGCACCGTGCGCTGTTTGAGGCCCTTGGACTCGGCGGTGCGGACGTAGTCCTCGGTGAGCACCTCCAGGACGCTGGCGCGGGTGATGCGGACGATGACGGCCAGCGGGATGGAGGCGAGGGCGACGCCGGGCAGGACCAGGTGTCGCACGGCGTCCCAGGACGCGTCCCACTCGCCGGTGAGCAGGCCGTCCAGGACGTAGAAGCCGGTGATCTCGGTGGCGTCGATGCCGGTGCTCTGCCGTCCGGTGCTCGGCAGCCAGCCGAGGTTGACGGCGAAGACCGCCTTGAGGATCAGGGCGAAGAAGAAGACCGGGATGCACACACCGATCAGCGATCCGGAGACGGCGCCGGCGTCGAGCCAGCTGCCGCGCCTGCGGGCCGCGAAGTAGCCGAGCGGGATGCCCACGACGACGGCGATGAGCATGGCGGTCAGGGCGAGTTCGACGGTGGCGGGGAAGCGCTGGGTGAACTCCTCCCACACCGGGCGGCTGGTCTGGGTCGAGGTGCCCAGGTCGAGCCGGGCCAGCCGCTCGATCCAGCGGCCGTACTGGACCCACAGCGGCTCGTCGAGGCCGAGCGCGGCCTCGATCTGCCGCCGGTCGGCCTCGGTGGCGCGCTCGCCCAGCAGCGCGGAGGCCGGTCCGCCGGGCAGCCGGTGGATCCAGAGGAACAGAAGCACCGTCAGGCCCAGCAGTGTGGGTATGAGCTGGAGCAGCCTGCGAACGATGAGACGGAGCACCGAGGGGCTCCCCTTTCTGTCTGCCGGGATCAGGGGTCCGCCCGGCCACGGGGTGCCGTGGCCGGGCGGATCGATCCAGGGGCCCGCTTGTGCCGACTACGTGAAGGAGACCTCGGCGAAGTTCTCCTGGGTCAGCGGCGAGACCGTCGGGGGGTTGACGTCCGGCGCGAACGCGATGGACGGCGGCGAGCTGGAGATCGGCACGCCCGGCAGGAAGTCCATGACGTACTCGTTGATCTCCTGGTAGAGGCCGACGCGCGTCTCCACGTCCGGCTCGGCCGAGGCCGCCGCCATCATGTCGAAGAGCTCCTCGTTCTCGAAGCCCCACTCCTTCTGATAGCCGGCGAACCAGGTGCCCAGGAAGTTGTAGGCGTCGTTGAAGTCGCCGGTCCAGCCGAGGAGGTAGATGTCGCAGCCGCCGTCGCGGGTGGTCTCCGTGTAGTCCGGGTTCCACTTGAGGGGCACCGGGTTGACGGCGACGCCGGCCTCTTCCAGGTCGGAGCGGAGCAGCTCGTAGATGTCGGCCGGGGCCGGCATGTACGGGCGGGTCACCTCGGTCGGGTAGCAGAAGTCGACCGCGAGGTCCTCCTGCCCGGCGTCGGCCAGCAGCTCACGGGCCAGCTCCGGGTCGTGCTCGTAGGTGGTGACGTCCTCGGAGAACCCGTCGACGGTGTCCGGCACGAACTGGGTGGCGACGACGCCGCCGTCGGGGAGCTGGGTGTTGACGATGTTCTCCCGGTCGATGGCGTGCGCGATGGCCTGGCGCACCTCCAGCTCGCCGAGCGCCTCGTTGCTGTCCTGCGTGATGCCGAGGTACAGGAGGTTGAACACGTCACGGGTCGGGACCTGGAAGCCGTCCTCCTCCAGCGCCGCGACGTCGGCGGGCGCGACCAGGTCGTAGCCGTGGATGTCGCCGGCCTGAAGGGCCTGGCGGCGGGCATCCTCCTCCGGGATGGTCCGGAAGACGAGCTCGTCGACGCCGGCGGCCTCACCCCAGTAGTCGCCGAACCGGGTCAGGGTGATCTCGCCGTTGCCCTTGTTCCAGTCGGTGATCTCGAACGGGCCGGTGCCGAAGGCCGTGCCGGCCTCCTGGCTGTAGTCGGGGAAGGTGATGTTCTCGCCCTCGCCGCTGGCCTCGTCCGCCGCGTACGCCTCCAGGGACTTCGGGGAGTGGATGCCGAACGCCTGGAGCGAGAAGCCGCCCGGGTAGTTGGCCGACGGCTCGGCGACCTCGATCACGGCGGTCAGGTCGTCGGGGGCCTCGCAGCCCACGTAGTTGGGGTCGGGCGTCTCTTCGCTCTCGTTCTCCGCGAAGCCGCCGAAGACGGTCTGCCAGTAGTAGGAGAGCGTGGTGTTCTGGTACGTCCCGCTCCAGTTGTACCAGCGGTCGAAGTTCGCGCAGATCACCTCGCCGGTCAGCTCCTCGCCGTCGTGGAACGTCACGCCGTCGCGGAGGTTGAACGTCCACTCGGTGCCCTCGGGGTTGCTCTCCCAGGTCTCCGCGAGTCCGCCGACCAGCTCGGTGCCGCCCGGTTCGTGGTCGAGCAGCGTCTCGAACGCCTGCCGGGTGACCCGGAAGGTCTCTCCGTCGCTGGCCAGTCCGGGGTCCAGGGATGCCGGGTCGCCGGCGGCGCCGAAGACGAACGTCTCGGAGTCGCCCCCGGAGCCGTCGTCGTCCCGGTCGCTGGCGCAACCGGTCACGATGAGCCCGATCGTGAGAACAGCCGCGAACATCTTCGCGGCCCTGGGTCTAGCTATGCGCATCGTCCACCTCAGGGGGTTGGCGGTGGTAAAGGCGGTTCGGTGGACGGCACATTACTGCGCAGGTACATAGCTGTGAACCGCATACCGGACGGCGATACCGAGCTGAGACTCGCCCAATTTACACGGATAAATAGCCGCGATCCAGGGTGAATTGACGATCTGTCAGCGGGCGCGCGGATCACCGCAACCTCACGCGCATCACGCGGCAACACGCGCGTGACATTCGGACGGCGCCCGTCCGGGGCGCTCACTGTTGGCGATGGCACATCGGGACGGCCCGCCGGGGGCATGACCCGCGCCGGAGGGGGCAAGCGGGCATGGGACATCGCGTTCCAGCCGCTATTCGGACGTGTGTCCGTGACATCAACCGCGCAACCGACGATTTCCTGACTAGATACGAGGAGGACACTCGCAACCGGATTGTCCGGGCCGCCTTCCGTGGGCAGACTTGGCCGAGGGCACCCCCACCCGAGTGAACGCGCATCGGAGGGGCCATGCCCGGCACCAGCCACTCAGTGACCAAGCGGCTACAAAGGACGGATTCCCGCACAATGGGGGAACACTCCCTCATTGACGGAAATGACCCACCATCGACGCAGTCAGGTGATCCCCTCATGATCGGTCGTATCCCCGTCCTCGACGTCCAGCCGAGCGTTGACTGCGGACGCCGCCCGGCCAAGGCGGTGCCGGGAGAGACGTTCCTGGTCACGGCCACCGTCTTCCGCGAGGGCGCGGACGCGGTGGGCGCCAATGTGGTGTTGCGGGACCCCAACGGGCGCGGCGGATCGTGGACTCCGATGCGGGAGCTGGCGCCCGGCACCGACCGCTGGGGCGCCGAGGTGACACCGGACAGCGAGGGCCGCTGGACATTCGCCGTGGAGGCGTGGGCCGACCCGGTCAGCACCTGGCGGCGGCGGGCCCAGATCAAGGTGCCGGCGGGCGCGGACGTGGAGTTGACGCTCATCGAGGGCGCGGCGCTGTTGCGCCAGGCCGCCGCGGGCGTGCCCAAGAGCGACGGCAAGGACGCCGTGCTGACCGCCGCCGACGCGCTGCTGGACGAAGCGGTGCCCGGCACCGCCCGGCTGGCCGCCGCCCTCACGTCCGAGGTGACCGAGGTCCTGCGCCGCCACCCGCTGCGCGAACTGCTCACCGCCTCGCGGCCGATGCCGCTGCTGGTGGAGCGCGAGCGGGCGCTGTTCGGCTCCTGGTACGAGATGTTCCCGCGCTCGGAGGGCGCCGAGCCACGAGCGGGCGCGGCGCCGGTCTCCGGCACGTTCCGCACGGCCGCCGAGCGGCTGCCCGCGATCGCCGCGATGGGCTTCGACGTCGTGTACCTGCCGCCCGTCCACCCCATCGGCACCTCCTTCCGCAAGGGGCCGGACGGCGTCGTCTCCAGCGACCCGCACGACGTCGGCTCGCCGTGGGCCATCGGCTCGCCCGAGGGCGGCCACGACGCGATCCATCCGGAGCTGGGCACCCTGGAGGACTTCGACCGGTTCGTGGCGGCGGCCAGGGAGCTGGGGATGGAGATCGCCCTGGACTTCGCCCTCCAGTGCAGCCCGGACCATCCGTGGGTGACGGAGCACCCCGAGTGGTTCACCCAGCGCGCGGACGGGACGATCGCGTACGCGGAGAACCCGCCGAAGAAGTACCAGGACATCTACCCGATCTCCTTCGAACAGGACTTCCGCGGCCTGGTGACCGAGACGCTGCGCGTGCTGCGCTTCTGGATGGCGCACGGGGTGCGGATCTTCCGGGTGGACAACCCGCACACCAAGCCGGTGGTCTTCTGGGAGAAGGTCATCGCCGAGATCAACCGCACCGATCCCGATGTGATCTTCCTGGCCGAGGCGTTCACCCGGCCCGCGATGATGCACACGCTGGCGCAGGTCGGCTTCCAGCAGTCCTACACCTATTTCACCTGGCGCAACTCCCGGCACGAGCTGACCGAGTACCTCACGGAGCTGAGCGGTCCGGCCGCCGCCTACATGCGGCCGAATCTCTTCGTCAACACGCCCGACATCCTGCATGCCTATCTTCAGAACGGTGGCCGGGCGGCGTTCGAGATCCGCGCGGTTCTCGCCGCGACTCTTTCACCGACCTGGGGCATGTATGCGGGGTACGAGCTGTGCGAAGGCACTCCCGCCGCGCCCGGGAGCGAAGAGTACCTGCACTCCGAGAAGTTCGAGCTCCGGCCGCGGGACTGGACGGGGGCCGACGCCGAAGGGCGTAGCATCACCCCGCTCATCAGGACCCTCAATGCCCTCCGGCGCAGCCATCCCGCCCTTCAACAGCTTCGCGATCTGCACTTTCACCGCACGAACAACGACCACATCCTTGCCTACTCGAAGCGCAGGCGGACACCCGACGCCGACCTCGTTCTCATCGTGGTCAACCTCGATCCACACCACACCCACGAAGCGACGGTGTCGTTGGACATGGAGCAACTCCAGGGGTGCGGCCTCACCACCGCGCAGGAAAGTGGCGCCGAGCCCTTTCCGGTGTGCGACGAGCTCACCGGAGCGACCTACTACTGGGGCAGGGACAACTATGTGCGGCTTGAGCCGGGCCGTGCGGATGCGTACGCCTCTTCCGCCCACATCTTGGCCCTGCGACCGTCCTCACAGACCGGAGGGTCACCCAAACCATGAGCGTCAATGAGCCGGTCCCCGATAAATTCGAGGACACGCCAGCCCGCGATCGCGACCCCGAGTGGTTCAAGCGCGCGGTCTTCTACGAAGTTCTCGTCCGATCCTTCCAGGACAGCAACGGAGACGGAATCGGCGATCTGAAGGGCATCACCGCCCGGCTGGACTATCTGCAGTGGCTCGGGGTCGACTGCCTGTGGCTTCCGCCGTTCTTCAAGTCCCCGATGCGCGACGGCGGATACGACGTGTCCGACTACGCCGACGTGCATCCCCACTTCGGCGATCTCGCGGATTTCGTGGAGTTCGTCGACGCCGCGCACCAGCGCGGCATGCGGGTCATCATCGACTTCGTCATGAACCACACCAGCGACCAGCACCACTGGTTCCAGGAGTCGCGAAGGGATCCCGACGGCCCGTACGGCGACTACTACGTGTGGGCCGATGACGACAAGCAGTACGCGGACGCGCGGATCATCTTCATCGACACCGAGTCGTCCAACTGGGCCTTCGACCCGGTCCGCAAGCAGTACTACTTCCACCGGTTCTTCTCGCACCAGCCGGATCTGAACTACGAGAGCCCGGCCGTGCAGAAGGAGATCATCTCCGCGCTGAAGTTCTGGCTCGACCTCGGGATCGACGGGTTCCGGCTCGACGCCGTGCCGTATCTGTACGCCGAGGAGGGAACCAACTGCGAAAACCTTCCCGCGACCCATGCCTTCCTGAAGCGGGTCCGCACGGAGATCGACGCGCACTACCCGGACACCGTGCTGCTGGCTGAGGCGAACCAGTGGCCCGAGGACGTCGTGGACTACTTCGGGGAGTTCGACGAGGGCGGCGACGAGTGCCACATGGCGTTCCACTTCCCCGTGATGCCGCGCATCTTCATGGCGGTGCGCCGCGAGTCGCGCTACCCGGTCTCGGAAATCCTGGCCAAGACCCCGGCGATCCCGGCGGGCTGCCAGTGGGGCATCTTCCTGCGCAACCACGACGAGCTGACCCTGGAGATGGTCACCGACGAGGAGCGCGACTACATGTACGCGGAGTACGCCAAGGATCCGCGGATGCGCGCCAATATCGGCATCAGACGCCGGCTGGCGCCGCTGCTGGACAACGACCGCAACCAG
Above is a window of Streptomyces sp. NBC_01803 DNA encoding:
- a CDS encoding ABC transporter substrate-binding protein; this translates as MRIARPRAAKMFAAVLTIGLIVTGCASDRDDDGSGGDSETFVFGAAGDPASLDPGLASDGETFRVTRQAFETLLDHEPGGTELVGGLAETWESNPEGTEWTFNLRDGVTFHDGEELTGEVICANFDRWYNWSGTYQNTTLSYYWQTVFGGFAENESEETPDPNYVGCEAPDDLTAVIEVAEPSANYPGGFSLQAFGIHSPKSLEAYAADEASGEGENITFPDYSQEAGTAFGTGPFEITDWNKGNGEITLTRFGDYWGEAAGVDELVFRTIPEEDARRQALQAGDIHGYDLVAPADVAALEEDGFQVPTRDVFNLLYLGITQDSNEALGELEVRQAIAHAIDRENIVNTQLPDGGVVATQFVPDTVDGFSEDVTTYEHDPELARELLADAGQEDLAVDFCYPTEVTRPYMPAPADIYELLRSDLEEAGVAVNPVPLKWNPDYTETTRDGGCDIYLLGWTGDFNDAYNFLGTWFAGYQKEWGFENEELFDMMAAASAEPDVETRVGLYQEINEYVMDFLPGVPISSSPPSIAFAPDVNPPTVSPLTQENFAEVSFT
- the treS gene encoding maltose alpha-D-glucosyltransferase: MSVNEPVPDKFEDTPARDRDPEWFKRAVFYEVLVRSFQDSNGDGIGDLKGITARLDYLQWLGVDCLWLPPFFKSPMRDGGYDVSDYADVHPHFGDLADFVEFVDAAHQRGMRVIIDFVMNHTSDQHHWFQESRRDPDGPYGDYYVWADDDKQYADARIIFIDTESSNWAFDPVRKQYYFHRFFSHQPDLNYESPAVQKEIISALKFWLDLGIDGFRLDAVPYLYAEEGTNCENLPATHAFLKRVRTEIDAHYPDTVLLAEANQWPEDVVDYFGEFDEGGDECHMAFHFPVMPRIFMAVRRESRYPVSEILAKTPAIPAGCQWGIFLRNHDELTLEMVTDEERDYMYAEYAKDPRMRANIGIRRRLAPLLDNDRNQIELFTALLLSLPGSPILYYGDEIGMGDNIWLGDRDAVRTPMQWTPDRNAGFSSCDPGRLFLPTIMDPVHGYQVTNVEAAMTSPASLLHWTRRMVEIRKQNLAFGLGSYSELPSSNPAVLAFLREHGDDLVMCVNNFSRFSQPTELDLRPWAGRVPVELIGGVRFPPIGELPYLLTLAGHGFYWFRLRKASES
- a CDS encoding alpha-1,4-glucan--maltose-1-phosphate maltosyltransferase; this encodes MIGRIPVLDVQPSVDCGRRPAKAVPGETFLVTATVFREGADAVGANVVLRDPNGRGGSWTPMRELAPGTDRWGAEVTPDSEGRWTFAVEAWADPVSTWRRRAQIKVPAGADVELTLIEGAALLRQAAAGVPKSDGKDAVLTAADALLDEAVPGTARLAAALTSEVTEVLRRHPLRELLTASRPMPLLVERERALFGSWYEMFPRSEGAEPRAGAAPVSGTFRTAAERLPAIAAMGFDVVYLPPVHPIGTSFRKGPDGVVSSDPHDVGSPWAIGSPEGGHDAIHPELGTLEDFDRFVAAARELGMEIALDFALQCSPDHPWVTEHPEWFTQRADGTIAYAENPPKKYQDIYPISFEQDFRGLVTETLRVLRFWMAHGVRIFRVDNPHTKPVVFWEKVIAEINRTDPDVIFLAEAFTRPAMMHTLAQVGFQQSYTYFTWRNSRHELTEYLTELSGPAAAYMRPNLFVNTPDILHAYLQNGGRAAFEIRAVLAATLSPTWGMYAGYELCEGTPAAPGSEEYLHSEKFELRPRDWTGADAEGRSITPLIRTLNALRRSHPALQQLRDLHFHRTNNDHILAYSKRRRTPDADLVLIVVNLDPHHTHEATVSLDMEQLQGCGLTTAQESGAEPFPVCDELTGATYYWGRDNYVRLEPGRADAYASSAHILALRPSSQTGGSPKP